The following are from one region of the Corylus avellana chromosome ca1, CavTom2PMs-1.0 genome:
- the LOC132187892 gene encoding S-adenosyl-L-methionine-dependent uroporphyrinogen III methyltransferase, chloroplastic has product MALVNRLQYLSPSLSSTDFRKPKSVNFHPICSLYYDSSSYSSSPFTEKHSFERYQRDEWLYTNQVEKITCCSFPPDSDSIRQDDIALQLPELKRLLQVLREKRESEGCGGGKCGPGNVFLVGTGPGDPELLTLKAVRVIQSADLLLYDRLVSNEVLDFVGPEGRLLYVGKTAGYHSRTQEEIHELLLSFAEAGATVVRLKGGDPLVFGRGGEEMDFLQQKGIQVKVIPGITAASGIAAELGIPLTHRGVANSVRFLTGHSRKGGADPLFVAENAADIDSTLVLYMGLSTFPSVSQKLIHHGLPPNTPAVAVERGTTPQQRTVFAELKDLAQRITSAELVSPTLIIVGKVVALSPLWPLSLKEASCLVEAS; this is encoded by the exons ATGGCGCTTGTTAATAGGCTCCAATATTTATCTCCTTCTCTATCTTCAACCGATTTCAGAAAACCCAAATCCGTAAACTTTCACCCCATTTGTTCTTTATACTatgattcttcttcttattcGTCTTCCCCTTTTACTGAGAAACACTCTTTTGAGAGATACCAAAGAGACGAATGGCTATACACGAACCAAGTGGAGAAAATTACATGTTGCTCCTTTCCACCTGATTCTGACTCGATAAGGCAAGATGACATAGCACTACAATTACCAGAGCTAAAGAGGCTGCTTCAGGTgctgagagagaagagagaaagcgaAGGATGTGGTGGGGGAAAGTGTGGGCCAGGGAATGTGTTCTTGGTGGGGACAGGGCCTGGGGACCCTGAACTGCTGACACTCAAGGCTGTGAGAGTGATTCAGAGTGCTGATTTGCTCTTGTATGACCGGTTGGTGTCCAATGAAGTGCTGGATTTCGTTGGCCCTGAAGGTAGGCTTCTCTATGTTGGCAAGACTGCAGGTTACCATAGTAGAACCCAG GAGGAAATACATGAGTTGCTTCTGAGTTTTGCTGAAGCCGGAGCTACTGTTGTGAGACTTAAAGGAGGGGATCCACTG GTGTTTGGGAGAGGTGGGGAAGAGATGGATTTTCTGCAACAGAAAGGGATTCAAGTGAAAGTAATTCCAG GTATTACTGCTGCTTCAGGAATAGCAGCTGAGCTAGGAATTCCATTAACTCATCGAGGCGTGGCAAACAGTGTAAGATTTCTCACTGGGCACTCAAGGAAAGGAGGAGCAGATCCTTTGTTTGTAGCAGAAAATGCAGCTGACATTGATTCAACGTTGGTGCTGTACATGGGCTTGTCAACCTTCCCCTCTGTTTCCCAAAAGTTAATCCATCATGGTCTGCCCCCTAACACACCGGCTGTTGCAGTTGAGCGGGGGACCACACCTCAACAACGCACA GTCTTTGCAGAACTGAAGGATCTAGCTCAACGAATTACATCGGCAGAGTTGGTATCTCCAACTCTGATCATCGTTGGAAAAGTTGTTGCACTCTCACCTTTGTGGCCGCTTTCTTTGAAAGAAGCATCCTGTTTAGTAGAGGCTAGCTAG